The Marinobacter qingdaonensis genome includes a region encoding these proteins:
- a CDS encoding cupredoxin domain-containing protein: MNASKLIVAAAAMSMSAVTLAAGAHGGGHGASSGEPGKASEASRTITVEMYDNYYEPEEISVKPGETVRFVVENKGNLVHEFNVGTPDMHDAHQEEMMMMVEHGVIQGGKLNHDMMNMDMGNGHSMKHDDPNSVLLEPGQSKEIIWKFSDKSNIEFACNVPGHYQAGMYGEVNFE, encoded by the coding sequence ATGAATGCATCCAAGTTGATTGTTGCAGCCGCGGCCATGTCGATGTCCGCAGTGACCCTCGCCGCCGGTGCTCATGGCGGTGGTCATGGCGCCAGCAGCGGCGAACCGGGTAAAGCCTCGGAGGCCTCTCGCACTATCACAGTGGAAATGTACGACAACTACTACGAGCCCGAAGAAATCAGTGTAAAGCCTGGCGAAACCGTTCGCTTCGTGGTGGAGAACAAAGGAAACCTCGTGCATGAATTCAATGTGGGCACTCCCGACATGCACGACGCTCACCAAGAGGAAATGATGATGATGGTTGAGCATGGCGTGATCCAGGGCGGCAAGCTGAACCACGACATGATGAATATGGATATGGGCAATGGCCATTCCATGAAGCATGACGACCCGAACAGCGTGTTGCTGGAACCCGGCCAAAGCAAAGAAATAATTTGGAAGTTTTCTGATAAAAGCAATATCGAATTCGCCTGCAACGTGCCAGGCCACTATCAGGCCGGTATGTACGGTGAGGTCAATTTCGAGTAA
- a CDS encoding response regulator transcription factor: MRLLLVEDDRLLADGLSGQLEKAGFSVDTTYTAKEAAILGEQEDYRAVILDLGLPDGNGLDVLRKWRTHQIGCPVLILTARGDWHDKVEGLKAGADDYLAKPFQTEELIARLNAIVRRSEGRIHSMVKAGRFELDENRQSLKSEDGTEHSLTGTEFRLLRCLMSRPGHVFSKEQLMEQLYNLNDSPNENIIEAYIRRLRKLVGNDTIATRRGQGYLFNDAV; this comes from the coding sequence ATGCGATTACTGCTCGTTGAAGATGACCGTTTGCTGGCTGACGGATTAAGTGGTCAGCTTGAAAAGGCAGGGTTCAGCGTTGATACGACCTACACCGCCAAAGAGGCTGCGATTCTGGGCGAGCAGGAGGACTATCGAGCCGTTATTCTTGATCTTGGCCTACCCGATGGCAACGGGTTAGACGTTTTGAGGAAATGGAGAACCCATCAGATAGGCTGCCCGGTTCTTATTCTGACCGCCAGAGGCGACTGGCACGACAAGGTGGAAGGCCTTAAAGCTGGAGCGGATGACTACCTTGCAAAACCCTTTCAGACCGAAGAACTCATCGCCCGGCTCAACGCCATTGTGCGTCGAAGCGAAGGCCGTATTCATTCAATGGTAAAAGCCGGACGCTTCGAATTAGATGAAAATCGTCAAAGCCTGAAATCGGAAGATGGCACGGAGCACAGCCTCACCGGCACGGAATTTCGCCTACTGCGCTGCCTGATGAGCCGTCCCGGCCATGTGTTCTCGAAAGAGCAGCTAATGGAGCAGTTGTACAACCTGAACGACAGCCCGAATGAAAACATCATCGAAGCCTACATTCGCAGATTGCGAAAACTGGTTGGCAACGACACCATTGCAACCCGTCGCGGCCAGGGGTATCTGTTCAATGACGCTGTTTAG
- a CDS encoding APC family permease encodes MSREQDRTTRYQEGSLTLPGTVMLGTGVMIGAGIFALTGQMAQMTGALFPLAFLAAAVIVGFSAYSYIKISNAYPSAGGIGMYLHKAYGNRLPTAFNALLMYFSMVIAQSFLARTFGSYTMQLFGGDDSGRMVPILGVSLILVAFLINLLGNRMIQGVASFIGILKIGGILIFGLVGVWIADSLSVDFSNTGKAGTVGNFLGATALGILAFKGFTTITNSGSEVIDPKRNVGRAIIISIAACVVIYTLVGFAVASNLSLAEIIKTQDYSLAAAARPALGEYGVWFTVAIAMMATAGGILASIFAVSRMLAMLTEMKLVPHSHFGMPGSIQKHTLVYTVVLGLILTAFFDLSRIAALGIIFYLIMDIAIHWGVLRYLREDVKANVWVPAMAIVLDLLVLGGFVWVKLNTDPFVIGVAVVTMAVIAEAEQVFLKRTAKAGQPGQEESHAHHH; translated from the coding sequence ATGAGCAGGGAGCAAGACAGGACCACTCGCTATCAGGAAGGCAGTCTCACACTCCCGGGAACCGTTATGCTGGGTACCGGAGTCATGATTGGGGCCGGTATCTTCGCATTGACCGGGCAGATGGCGCAGATGACCGGCGCTCTTTTCCCATTGGCGTTTCTCGCTGCCGCCGTGATCGTCGGTTTCAGCGCTTATTCGTACATCAAAATCTCCAATGCCTACCCATCAGCCGGGGGCATTGGCATGTACCTGCACAAAGCTTATGGCAACCGGCTACCGACCGCGTTTAATGCTTTGCTGATGTATTTTTCGATGGTGATCGCCCAAAGCTTTCTTGCGCGCACCTTCGGTTCCTACACCATGCAGTTGTTCGGGGGCGATGACAGTGGCCGTATGGTACCCATTCTTGGCGTCTCACTGATTCTGGTCGCGTTTCTGATTAATCTCTTAGGTAATCGGATGATTCAAGGGGTGGCGTCTTTCATAGGCATTCTGAAGATCGGCGGCATACTGATTTTCGGGCTGGTGGGTGTTTGGATTGCCGACAGCCTGTCAGTGGATTTCTCGAACACTGGTAAGGCTGGAACCGTGGGCAACTTCCTGGGCGCCACGGCCCTTGGCATTCTGGCCTTCAAAGGTTTTACGACCATCACCAATAGCGGCTCAGAAGTCATAGACCCCAAGCGGAATGTGGGGCGAGCTATCATTATTTCTATCGCCGCCTGTGTGGTGATCTACACCCTGGTCGGTTTCGCCGTTGCCAGCAATCTCTCCCTGGCGGAAATCATCAAGACGCAGGACTACTCCCTGGCGGCCGCTGCGCGCCCCGCATTGGGCGAGTATGGCGTCTGGTTTACCGTTGCCATTGCGATGATGGCCACCGCCGGAGGCATTCTGGCCAGTATTTTCGCCGTCTCGCGCATGTTGGCCATGCTGACTGAAATGAAGCTGGTCCCCCACAGCCATTTCGGCATGCCGGGCAGCATCCAGAAGCACACCTTGGTTTATACCGTGGTGCTTGGGCTTATCCTCACGGCCTTCTTCGACCTGTCCCGAATTGCAGCGCTGGGCATCATTTTTTACCTGATCATGGACATTGCTATCCATTGGGGCGTTCTGCGCTATTTGCGGGAGGATGTGAAGGCCAATGTGTGGGTGCCTGCGATGGCTATTGTTCTGGATTTGCTCGTTCTTGGTGGCTTTGTTTGGGTCAAACTGAATACAGACCCGTTTGTGATCGGCGTAGCGGTTGTCACCATGGCTGTGATTGCGGAGGCTGAACAGGTCTTCCTCAAGAGGACCGCCAAAGCTGGGCAGCCAGGGCAGGAGGAATCTCATGCTCATCATCACTAA
- a CDS encoding membrane protein has translation MMNNDMFGNTMWAGHWLWMLVIAIVVVIPAWRICQRTGYPGWLGVLILIPIVNLVLLYFIAFADWPADQKGDQNG, from the coding sequence ATGATGAACAATGACATGTTTGGAAACACCATGTGGGCCGGGCACTGGTTGTGGATGCTGGTGATCGCCATTGTGGTGGTGATTCCGGCTTGGCGTATCTGCCAGCGAACAGGCTACCCGGGGTGGTTGGGCGTGTTGATACTCATCCCTATCGTCAACCTTGTTCTACTCTATTTCATCGCGTTCGCGGATTGGCCGGCAGACCAAAAGGGAGACCAGAATGGCTGA
- a CDS encoding copper resistance protein B, with protein sequence MSCIRSLVAVSFLASIGFSTAVTAQEMISDTTARKQPLTTWGVQFEEFEYRYSDDDEELGVWNADAFYGTDDFKIRLLTTGEYEIQEQAYETLENQLVGQIPISKFFDAKAGVRFDTPEGPDRTYAVLGVAGLAPQWFEIDANLYVSKDGDTSAELDAEYELLFTNYWILAATLDASVALSEDEEIGVGKGLVSTETGLRLSYDLIDRAFSPYVGVVHERKYGDSADLAEASGGGTEDWFAVIGARIAF encoded by the coding sequence ATGAGTTGTATTCGATCACTTGTTGCGGTCAGTTTCCTTGCCTCTATCGGATTCTCGACGGCGGTGACCGCTCAGGAAATGATCTCCGACACGACCGCTCGTAAACAGCCACTCACAACCTGGGGTGTTCAATTTGAAGAGTTTGAATACCGCTACAGCGACGATGACGAGGAGCTGGGCGTCTGGAATGCGGATGCCTTCTATGGCACCGATGATTTTAAAATCCGGCTGCTCACAACCGGTGAATACGAAATACAGGAGCAGGCCTACGAAACACTGGAAAACCAGTTGGTCGGCCAGATCCCCATCTCCAAGTTCTTCGACGCCAAAGCGGGCGTGCGTTTCGATACTCCGGAGGGGCCGGACCGCACATACGCTGTTCTCGGCGTCGCGGGGCTGGCACCTCAATGGTTTGAGATCGATGCAAATCTGTATGTCAGCAAGGATGGCGATACGTCAGCCGAACTGGACGCTGAGTACGAATTGCTGTTCACCAACTACTGGATTCTGGCGGCAACGCTGGATGCCTCAGTAGCGCTCAGTGAGGATGAAGAGATCGGCGTCGGCAAGGGATTAGTTTCCACCGAAACCGGCCTCCGGCTCAGCTACGACCTGATCGACCGTGCGTTCTCACCCTACGTGGGTGTGGTGCACGAGCGTAAGTATGGCGATAGCGCCGACCTGGCTGAAGCGAGCGGCGGCGGCACAGAAGATTGGTTTGCTGTCATCGGTGCTCGCATCGCGTTCTGA
- a CDS encoding copper resistance system multicopper oxidase, translating to MKTRFLTGLLSLLMPALVMAGEYDLTVDRVKIDTGDFVKEGIGYNGASPGPVMRFKEGENVKINVTNNLDEMTSIHWHGLILPFNQDGVPGISFPGIKPGETFTYEFPIQQAGTYWFHSHSGFQEPDGAYGAIVIEPEGREPFRYDREYVVQLTDKHPHSGDRIMRNLKMMPDYYNREQQTVGEFFSDVSKNGLMNTVSDRMAWGGMRMMKADVEDVQGFTGLINGKGPDQNWTGLFEPGERIRLRFINSSAMTYFDIRIPGLDMTVVQADGNNVQPVNVDEFRIGVAETYDVIVRPKDEQAYTIFAESMGRSGYARATLAPEEGMEAAVPQLREPARLTMADMSGMHGMDHGSMAGMDHGDMDMSSSEGMGGMDHSSMKGMDHSNMKGMDHSNMEGMDHGSMAMGKKEGPSDPFYAKGSGLVPTAANGGKFLSYADLKAQDPLYEVREPTREIELRLTGNMERYTWSINGVKYEDADPIRLKYGERVRFKFVNETMMTHPMHLHGMWSILDVGAGQWNPIKHTVSVQPGTTVYMETEVDEPGQWAFHCHLSYHAAAGMFRKVIVEGGPESTQAKTDVAAEEGGEA from the coding sequence ATGAAAACACGCTTTTTGACAGGGCTTTTGAGCCTGCTGATGCCAGCCTTGGTTATGGCCGGTGAGTACGACCTTACGGTCGACCGGGTAAAAATTGATACCGGCGATTTTGTGAAGGAAGGCATCGGATACAACGGCGCATCCCCGGGGCCGGTTATGCGCTTCAAGGAAGGCGAAAACGTCAAGATCAATGTGACCAATAACCTGGATGAGATGACGTCTATTCACTGGCACGGCCTGATCCTTCCTTTTAACCAGGACGGTGTGCCCGGTATCAGCTTCCCGGGCATCAAGCCGGGTGAAACCTTCACCTATGAATTTCCTATCCAGCAAGCGGGCACTTACTGGTTCCACAGCCACTCTGGATTCCAGGAGCCGGACGGCGCCTATGGTGCCATTGTCATCGAGCCCGAGGGCCGTGAGCCATTCCGCTACGATCGTGAATACGTGGTGCAGTTGACTGATAAGCACCCCCATTCCGGTGACCGCATCATGCGCAACCTGAAAATGATGCCGGATTACTACAACCGCGAGCAGCAAACCGTCGGCGAGTTTTTCTCGGACGTGTCAAAAAATGGCCTGATGAACACCGTCAGTGACCGTATGGCCTGGGGTGGCATGCGGATGATGAAGGCAGACGTTGAAGACGTGCAGGGCTTTACGGGCCTGATCAACGGCAAAGGTCCGGACCAGAACTGGACGGGACTCTTTGAGCCGGGCGAACGCATTCGGCTGCGATTCATCAACTCTTCCGCGATGACCTACTTTGACATCCGGATTCCGGGTTTGGATATGACGGTTGTCCAGGCTGATGGCAACAATGTTCAGCCGGTTAATGTAGACGAATTCCGGATTGGTGTGGCGGAAACCTACGATGTAATCGTGCGTCCGAAAGATGAGCAGGCCTACACCATATTCGCCGAATCCATGGGGCGTTCGGGCTATGCCAGAGCAACACTGGCCCCAGAAGAGGGTATGGAAGCGGCTGTACCGCAACTGCGTGAACCGGCCCGCCTGACTATGGCCGACATGAGCGGTATGCATGGCATGGACCATGGCAGCATGGCCGGTATGGATCATGGCGACATGGATATGAGCAGCTCAGAAGGGATGGGCGGAATGGATCATTCTTCGATGAAAGGAATGGACCACTCAAATATGAAAGGAATGGATCATTCTAACATGGAAGGCATGGATCACGGTTCCATGGCGATGGGTAAAAAAGAAGGTCCAAGTGATCCCTTCTATGCCAAGGGTAGTGGCCTCGTACCCACGGCAGCCAATGGCGGTAAGTTCCTGTCCTACGCTGACCTGAAGGCTCAGGATCCGCTGTATGAAGTTCGCGAGCCGACCCGGGAAATTGAGCTTCGTTTGACCGGCAACATGGAGCGGTATACCTGGAGCATAAATGGCGTTAAGTACGAAGACGCCGATCCGATTCGCCTCAAATACGGTGAGCGGGTCCGTTTCAAGTTTGTTAACGAAACCATGATGACTCACCCCATGCATCTGCACGGTATGTGGTCAATTCTTGATGTTGGCGCAGGCCAGTGGAATCCGATCAAGCACACGGTCAGTGTGCAGCCCGGCACCACCGTTTATATGGAAACCGAAGTCGACGAGCCTGGCCAGTGGGCGTTCCACTGCCACCTTTCTTATCACGCGGCCGCTGGCATGTTCCGCAAGGTGATTGTTGAAGGTGGGCCAGAGTCAACGCAGGCCAAAACAGACGTGGCGGCTGAAGAAGGAGGTGAGGCATGA
- a CDS encoding LysE family translocator, translated as MDWGLLITFATTFASILALPGPNAAFAVGQSLRYGARKSLAVAVGFMLATCVHGILVLSGLGVLIQRFAGALVLLKWCGVAYLVYLAIKAFRSGVNIVTVSSQTMTVSKMMLSAMAVSLTNPKALLASLMIYPLFITSSGAYISQAVALVAVAMAISFSIYATYIVGASKLGKHLRRSEWANKIVASFYLGAAGVLASKST; from the coding sequence GTGGATTGGGGACTTTTAATCACTTTCGCTACAACCTTCGCGTCAATCCTGGCTCTGCCTGGGCCGAACGCTGCATTTGCCGTAGGACAGTCCCTTAGGTATGGCGCACGGAAGTCGCTGGCAGTCGCCGTAGGTTTTATGTTGGCAACCTGCGTCCACGGGATACTCGTGTTATCCGGACTGGGCGTACTGATACAACGCTTTGCAGGTGCATTGGTATTGCTGAAGTGGTGTGGGGTTGCTTATTTGGTGTATCTCGCCATAAAGGCGTTCAGGTCCGGGGTAAATATTGTAACTGTTTCCTCTCAGACAATGACCGTAAGCAAAATGATGCTAAGTGCAATGGCAGTCTCATTGACAAATCCTAAAGCACTGCTGGCGAGTCTGATGATCTACCCGCTATTCATCACGTCTTCCGGCGCTTATATCTCTCAAGCGGTAGCATTGGTGGCAGTCGCAATGGCGATTTCTTTTTCCATATACGCAACCTACATAGTGGGAGCATCCAAGTTGGGCAAGCATTTGCGGAGGAGCGAATGGGCCAATAAGATCGTCGCGTCGTTCTATTTGGGTGCAGCTGGTGTGTTGGCTTCCAAATCAACATAA
- a CDS encoding sensor histidine kinase: MTLFSKPKSVKGTLLILLLPAGIALMGLAWLVHGLLLDRMSREFVETRLKDEVTFLEHQIRESGGQLDSLKTGDYFQEVFHHAFAIHSPSMTIISPDSWAPVLMSLIESAKDGTVRIQDAGTVEGPKSILAYRKSFQIGNTPIVVIVSEDLGALKRSQTELHAWTAIVSILLILLLVVAIWFGINLSMRPVVELKATLKRLQDGKVSRIHVQAPEEFRPLVQQLNQLLDSLDQRLERSRDALANLSHSVKTPIAAVRQVLEDTSRPLSNDLRLQMTARLNDIDKQLEAEMRRSRFAGPQVGKSAYPLKQARDLLWMLGRLYPEKSFELSSSLPEEARWPIEQHDLNEIMGNLLDNAGKWSERCVELSLVQNSGTLKICVTDDGPGVHEAEISKLGQRGLRLDEQTPGHGLGLAIVREIVERYSGTLHFSPAPKSGLSVIVDLPRAVPVINR, translated from the coding sequence ATGACGCTGTTTAGCAAGCCCAAATCCGTCAAAGGCACGTTGCTTATATTGCTACTGCCAGCCGGCATTGCATTAATGGGGCTTGCATGGCTGGTTCACGGCCTCTTACTGGACCGGATGTCCCGGGAATTCGTCGAGACACGTCTCAAGGATGAGGTCACCTTTCTGGAGCACCAGATTCGCGAGTCTGGTGGTCAATTGGACAGTCTCAAGACCGGTGACTATTTTCAGGAAGTCTTTCATCACGCCTTCGCCATTCACTCTCCGTCCATGACTATCATTTCCCCGGATTCCTGGGCACCGGTGTTAATGTCGTTGATTGAATCAGCGAAGGATGGAACCGTTCGTATTCAGGATGCGGGTACAGTCGAAGGCCCAAAGAGCATTCTTGCGTATCGAAAGTCGTTCCAGATAGGCAATACGCCGATTGTAGTGATCGTGTCCGAGGATCTCGGCGCACTAAAACGCAGTCAGACGGAGTTGCACGCGTGGACGGCCATCGTCTCTATTTTGCTAATTCTGCTCTTGGTCGTTGCGATCTGGTTTGGTATCAATTTGTCCATGCGCCCAGTCGTCGAACTGAAGGCCACGCTAAAGCGACTTCAAGATGGCAAGGTTTCCCGGATTCATGTCCAGGCGCCCGAGGAGTTTCGACCGCTGGTCCAGCAGCTCAACCAATTACTCGACTCACTCGACCAGCGACTGGAACGGTCAAGGGATGCGCTCGCGAATCTCTCTCACAGCGTCAAGACCCCGATTGCGGCCGTCCGACAGGTTCTTGAGGACACCAGCCGTCCACTCTCCAACGATCTCCGCCTTCAGATGACCGCGAGACTCAATGATATCGATAAACAACTTGAAGCGGAAATGCGACGCAGCCGCTTTGCCGGGCCACAGGTTGGAAAAAGCGCTTACCCTCTGAAACAGGCGCGGGACCTACTTTGGATGCTGGGGCGGCTATACCCGGAAAAGTCCTTTGAACTGTCGAGTTCTCTGCCGGAGGAAGCCCGCTGGCCGATTGAGCAACACGACCTGAATGAGATCATGGGCAATCTCCTGGACAACGCAGGCAAATGGTCAGAACGATGTGTAGAGCTCTCACTCGTTCAGAATTCCGGAACACTGAAGATCTGCGTGACAGACGATGGGCCAGGCGTCCACGAGGCAGAAATCAGCAAGCTGGGTCAACGGGGATTGCGGCTGGACGAGCAGACCCCAGGCCATGGCCTCGGGCTGGCGATTGTTCGAGAAATTGTCGAACGCTACAGTGGAACCCTCCACTTCTCACCTGCTCCGAAAAGTGGGTTGTCCGTGATAGTTGACCTTCCCAGGGCGGTGCCGGTGATCAATCGTTGA
- a CDS encoding dihydrodipicolinate synthase family protein, protein MFHDFGGFIMFSGLSAFPLTPMSEQGIDEAAFVRLIEQLVTANVDSIGVLGSTGNYAYLTMDERARVVRLAIEHAGDVPVMVGIGALRTRDVLTLAEDAEVAGASGVLLAPMSYQKLLPDEVFGLYETVTHALSLPLCVYDNPGTTQFVFSDELHGQIAHLPNVASIKIPGVPEDPIEAMARVERLRAHIPSTVTVGVSGDAFAATGLNAGCDAWYSVIGGVFPAAALAITRAAQAGNAQEATRLSKRLQPLWELFNESGGSLRVVAAAAELQGLAESPCLPLPLKTLGKEGRRRLANLIDELDLS, encoded by the coding sequence ATGTTCCATGATTTCGGAGGATTCATCATGTTTTCGGGCCTCAGCGCATTTCCTTTAACCCCTATGAGTGAGCAAGGTATAGACGAGGCGGCATTTGTTCGATTGATCGAACAGCTCGTTACCGCCAACGTTGATTCAATAGGCGTGTTGGGCTCGACTGGAAACTATGCCTATCTGACCATGGACGAGCGTGCACGTGTCGTAAGACTTGCCATTGAACACGCAGGGGATGTCCCTGTGATGGTAGGTATCGGTGCGCTGCGCACGCGCGATGTACTTACGCTGGCCGAGGATGCCGAGGTAGCTGGTGCCTCCGGGGTACTGCTGGCGCCAATGTCCTATCAGAAACTGCTTCCAGATGAAGTTTTCGGGCTCTATGAAACAGTAACGCACGCACTATCGCTTCCGCTTTGTGTCTACGACAATCCTGGTACCACGCAGTTTGTTTTCAGCGACGAGCTTCACGGACAAATTGCGCATCTCCCGAACGTGGCGTCGATCAAGATTCCCGGAGTGCCTGAAGACCCTATTGAAGCAATGGCGCGGGTTGAAAGGCTTCGTGCACACATTCCATCAACCGTCACTGTGGGGGTGAGTGGAGATGCCTTCGCCGCGACTGGCCTGAATGCCGGCTGTGATGCCTGGTATTCTGTGATCGGGGGCGTGTTTCCCGCCGCAGCACTTGCGATTACGCGCGCAGCTCAGGCCGGGAACGCGCAGGAAGCGACACGGTTATCGAAACGATTACAGCCCTTATGGGAATTGTTCAACGAATCTGGAGGAAGCCTGCGGGTTGTCGCAGCTGCTGCGGAATTGCAGGGACTTGCTGAGTCTCCGTGTTTACCGCTGCCGCTCAAAACCCTTGGTAAAGAGGGGCGTCGACGACTGGCGAACTTGATTGATGAGCTGGATTTATCGTGA